The sequence TTTGTTCAACTCAAGCAATGCCTGTTTCACTTTATTTGTTGTTGCTTCATCAATATCACTTAAGGCCGAAACAATCCAGTAGGGCGCCCAATCCCCTGTTATAGCAAGAATTCTTAGATCGGTTTGAAAATTGAATTTCTTGTTTTTTTGCGCCATATAGAGCCCGCAAACTAGACCGGCATCAAACTCTTTGAGGAACACTGCCATTGCATTATCAGGACACATGCCCCCAAATTCGTATGATAAATCTTTTCTCGCATCAATTCCTGATTGTTTCAAGTGGATATAAGGTGCGAGAAACTTTGCGGCATCTGCCTTGGCTCCAAATATGATTTTCTTCCCCTTTAAGTCGTTCAGATCGTTAATATCGCTGTCTGCCCTGACAACAAAATAACCGGTATCATACAATTTCCCTGCCGGGGATATTACATTCGCTATTGGGACAAGTGATATGTGTCGGCTCATTAAATAAGCGGAGAAAGAATCTTGTATGACAAAATCCAAACCGCCGCTTTTCTGTAAAAAAGCAAAATCCTCGTAACTCCCTGAGATGGCAAGTTCCATATTTAATCCAGTTGCTTCTTTTAGATAATCTACAACAGGCTGATATCGCTCTAATATAACAATCGGCTTAGTGGTGGGTTGAACGCCTATCCTTAGTATTTTTGTTTTTTCTTCCGCATATCCATTAACCGTAAAAAATCCCATCAGAAAGGCTACAATCAAGCTTATTATTCTTCTGTTCATTTTTTCCTCCCGTATTTTTAAAGGCCGCTCTTTGCAACCTTAATTCACCATCAAAAAAAGTAAAAAACCTCGTTGATCCTGAGGAATAAGGGTGATAGGGTGTAAGCATGTCACAAAGCATTCTTCCTTTCAAGTATGAACCTGAAAAAAAACACAACAGGGCTGACAGCTCAGGCAGGTATGTCTGGGAATATAGGGAACGTAGCAAACCATTTAACTTGATTCATGCAGGGGATATGTTATTTGAATTGCATGCCGAGAAAATCACGAATCGATGCTCCGGGAACTTTGCATCATACCATTGTCAGGGGGATCCCCGGACAGGGCGCGACGATTTATGTAGAAATCCCTTTATCGCCTGAGAAATTGGCGATATAATTTTTGCAGATCGGAGGTTGTAAATGGAAGAAAAAATTAGAGTCCTTCTGGCGGATGATCACGACATGGTGCGTGAGGGCCTGTGCAGGATCTTGGAGGAGACCGATGACATTTCAGTGGTCGGCCAGGCAGATAATGGACTTGATGCAGTGAACCTTGCCGAAAAGGTTGAACCTGACGTGGTGGTCCTGGACTACACCATGCCTGAACTGGATGGCATGGGTGCTACCGAGAGGATCAGGATGCTCCTGCCAAATACAAAGATTCTCATACTTACCGTTCACGATAATATCCAGTTTGCGATCAGAATCCTTGAAGCAGGAGCCCACGGTTTTTTGCTCAAGGAAGAGGCGCCGGGCGAACTTATTGCAGCAATTCGGGATGTGAAGGTCGGGAAAATACCGATCTCTCCTAAAATCATGGAAAAACTGACCGCCCGCTTGAGGCAGAATAAGCAGGCCAAAGTGGGGCTCGACATCCTTTCCCCCAGGGAGTTTGATCTCCTCTGCCACCTGGGTTCCGGCAAGCCCCTTCGTGAGTGCGCGAAATGCATGAATATCGGTGACAGCACGGCCAGCACATATCGCGGCCGACTTTTGGAAAAGCTGCAACTCAAGACCACTGGAGATCTTATACGATTTGCCCTTGAGAACGGCCTTGTGGGCTGACCCCATCCCTTGCTGTAGTAATCTAGCTACAAATAATCGGCAAAAAGCTTTACATGGACTTCATGTTTTCAGCTCTACACAAGCAATCAAAAAAGATCGATAATAAATAGAAAAAGATTTGCATTTAACCATAGGATTGCCTTCAACAGTCGAAGTGGAGGTATAATATGCTGCCCAATAGATTCGAGAAAAAAATATCAAAAAGATTCGCAATCCCAGCTATTTTGGTCGCATTTCTTTTCTTTGCTCTGATAATACCAGGAATATCTTCTGCCAAAGTCACCGGTCCATGCGTAAACTGCCACACCATGCACAACAGCCAGGGTGGGACAGAGATGGCCACATATGGCGCTGACGGCAAACCGTGGAAAACTGATACGGTACAACCTGTCCTGCTTCGCAGTACATGTCTTGGCTGCCACGGTATGGGCACCGGCAATAATATTGAAAACATAGGCGGAAGCGAGATACCGCAGGTTTATCATACTAACGGTACAGATTTGGCAGGGGGGAACTTTAAGTATATTGATGTCGATGACAACAGGGGTCATAATGTTAACGCAGATCTCGAAAATATTGAAGGCACATTGGAACTAGCGCCGGGACATACTCATGGCGTTGGAGGTTCCCCCACACCTGCAGAGTTCACTTGCGCGGGAACCGGCGGTTGTCACGGCTGGCGCCAGCACGGCAGCGGCATTTCCGGCATAGCCGCAATAAAAGGCGCCCACCACCAGAATACTGACGGCCAGTGCGATGGCACTACGACAGCAAAATCCTATCGATTCTTGCTTGGAGTCAAAGGTTTTGAAAACATGGGCGCGAATAAGTATCAGAACCTGAATGCTACTAATCATAACGAGTACTTTGGTACAACCAGCCCCACAGAATACGGTTGCACTAACTGTCATGACACAAGCGGCCCGATGGACATGCATATACTTCCACTTAACAACACAATAAGCGGGTTCTGCGCTACCTGCCATAGCACTTTTCATGTGTTAAGCGGGATAGGGGGGAGCACCTCAGGGCCCTTCACAAGGCATCCAACCGATATCGTTCTACCATCAAGCGGCGAATATGCTGCATATACAACTTATAGCGTTGAGGCGCCTGTCGGAAGAACCACAGTGCCTGATTCAATAAGCAATATTGTAACACCAGGAACCGATGTCGTAACCTGCCTCTCCTGCCACAAGGCTCACGCCAGCAATTATCCTGATTTGCTCAGGTGGGATTATACCACCATGAACGCAGGGGGTGGTGGTTCCGGTGGTTGTTTTACCTGCCATACACAGAAAAATGATTAGTTAGCATCTCTGCCGGTGGCCATGAAATCAGGGCATAAATTCCCCGTTCCTTTCAGGCAGAAGTTGCATTTTCCTAAGGATGAATAGCCCCGGCCGATGCCGACCCTGTTTCCGATTTTGAAGGCACTGGCCTGCATTCCGTTTGAAATTGCGCGTTTCCGGCGGGCGATAAGGTTATTTCCGTAAGCTTCCCGTGCGGACTTTCTCACAATTCAGTTGATTTTGCACCCAAACTCCTGCAATATTTACGAGACCTTTGCAAAACATCCCATTTTGTCCAATTGAGCGCTGATGGTTAGCGCTGATGGTTAGCGCTGATGCTTCACTGCGTGTCACTGCGTGTCACTGCGTGTCACTGCGTGTCGGCGTCAAGCTCAAATTTTAATTCTTCCGGTCCTTGGGGGCCGCGCCATAGGAATATATTGATATTGTGAACAGAATCATTTAAAGGTGGATGAGATGTTATTCCAAGATTAAAAAAAGGTTTTATATATGGAAACAGGAAATATCAGCGAATACCTCAAATTCTTTGCCGCCCTGCTGGCTATTGTCAACCCGGTGGGGGCCATCCCGATCTTCATTAATCTGACAGCGGATCAGAATAAAGGGGTTCGCAACAAAAACAGCTTCATGGCTTCTATCTCCATGGGGATAATTCTCATTGTTGTCCTGTTCAGCGGCGACGCCATCCTTCGCTTTTTCGGGATATCGGTGGGTTCCTTCCGGGTCGGCGGCGGTATCCTGATCCTGCTCATGTCCATCTCCATGCTGCAAGCCAAGATGAGCCATGTCAAGCAAACGGAAGTGGAGGGGCTTGACTTGGCCGAGCGCGAGAGCGTGGCCGTGGTACCCCTGGGCACCCCGCTCCTGGCCGGGCCCGGGGCGATCAGCACTGTTATCCTCTACGCCCAGCGCTATACATCTGTTACACACTATCTTTATCTGCTCGGTGTCATAGTGCTCCTGATATGTCTGACCTTTCTTTCGTTCCGACTGGCCCCAGCCATTGCCCGTTTGCTTGGCAAAACAGGCATCAACGTGGTAACCCGGCTCATGGGCCTGATCATGGCCGCGGTGGGCGTGGAGTTCATTGCCAACGGCCTCAAACAGCTTTTCCCGGCCCTGGGCGGCTAAGCCCGGATCGGTAATCATTATCAGGCTTGCGTTAGAGACAGGAGTGTTCCTTTGGAGCTAATACTTAGCGATTTGCAAATTCCCATTGAAAAAGACGGGATGGATGAATACGTAAAAGCCGCTGCCCAACAGCTGGAAATCGGGGCAGGGGATATATTCATCGCTAAAATTCTGAGTAAATCCCTTGATGCGCGCAGTAAAGAACAGTTTTATTACAAAATTTCACTGGTTGTCAGGGCTCCTGATGGCTTTGAAAACAAGCAAAACTTCCCGGTCTACATCGAACCAATAAAAGCAAACAGGAAAACAACCAGCATTAAAGACAGGCCTGTCATAGTAGGTTTTGGTCCGGCCGGCATGTTTGCTGCTCTTGAACTTATTGATTACGGGCTTAAACCTTTAATATTTGAAAGAGGTAAAAACATAGAAGAACGCTCCGTTGATGTTCAAAGATTTATAAAAAAAAGGGAGCTGGACCCTGAATCAAATATTCAATTTGGTGAAGGAGGCGCCGGTTCATACTCGGACGGGAAGCTGTTTTCCAGGAGAAATAATAATTCGAGCTATGTAAACCGGGTGTTGCAGACTTTTATTAAATTTGGTGCGCCTGAAGAAATAGGGTACATCAGCAAGCCACATTTGGGGACCGATGTGTTGTGCGCGATAGTTCGTAATATAAGGATCTATATCCTGGAGAGAGGCGGGGAGATATATTATGGCTCAAAAATGACGGACATCCTGATATCAGAGGGTAAGGCCTCAGGTATTATAATAAATGGTGAAAAGGAATATCTTTCTTCAAGTATCTATATTGCCCTGGGACATTCCGCGCGCGATACCTTTGAGATGATGCATGAAAAAGGGGTTGCTATTGAGCAGAGGCTGATTTCTGTCGGTGTGAGAATTGAGCATCCTGTTGAAACTGTTAATCTTATGCGATATGGCGATAAATATAAGGATTTTCCCGGCTTAGGGGCTGCCGCCTATTCTTTGAATTATACTGATCGAAAAATTCA comes from Anaerolineae bacterium and encodes:
- a CDS encoding response regulator transcription factor: MEEKIRVLLADDHDMVREGLCRILEETDDISVVGQADNGLDAVNLAEKVEPDVVVLDYTMPELDGMGATERIRMLLPNTKILILTVHDNIQFAIRILEAGAHGFLLKEEAPGELIAAIRDVKVGKIPISPKIMEKLTARLRQNKQAKVGLDILSPREFDLLCHLGSGKPLRECAKCMNIGDSTASTYRGRLLEKLQLKTTGDLIRFALENGLVG
- a CDS encoding cytochrome c3 family protein, translating into MLPNRFEKKISKRFAIPAILVAFLFFALIIPGISSAKVTGPCVNCHTMHNSQGGTEMATYGADGKPWKTDTVQPVLLRSTCLGCHGMGTGNNIENIGGSEIPQVYHTNGTDLAGGNFKYIDVDDNRGHNVNADLENIEGTLELAPGHTHGVGGSPTPAEFTCAGTGGCHGWRQHGSGISGIAAIKGAHHQNTDGQCDGTTTAKSYRFLLGVKGFENMGANKYQNLNATNHNEYFGTTSPTEYGCTNCHDTSGPMDMHILPLNNTISGFCATCHSTFHVLSGIGGSTSGPFTRHPTDIVLPSSGEYAAYTTYSVEAPVGRTTVPDSISNIVTPGTDVVTCLSCHKAHASNYPDLLRWDYTTMNAGGGGSGGCFTCHTQKND
- a CDS encoding YchE family NAAT transporter; protein product: METGNISEYLKFFAALLAIVNPVGAIPIFINLTADQNKGVRNKNSFMASISMGIILIVVLFSGDAILRFFGISVGSFRVGGGILILLMSISMLQAKMSHVKQTEVEGLDLAERESVAVVPLGTPLLAGPGAISTVILYAQRYTSVTHYLYLLGVIVLLICLTFLSFRLAPAIARLLGKTGINVVTRLMGLIMAAVGVEFIANGLKQLFPALGG
- a CDS encoding alcohol dehydrogenase catalytic domain-containing protein translates to MQASAFKIGNRVGIGRGYSSLGKCNFCLKGTGNLCPDFMATGRDAN
- a CDS encoding phosphate/phosphite/phosphonate ABC transporter substrate-binding protein; translation: MNRRIISLIVAFLMGFFTVNGYAEEKTKILRIGVQPTTKPIVILERYQPVVDYLKEATGLNMELAISGSYEDFAFLQKSGGLDFVIQDSFSAYLMSRHISLVPIANVISPAGKLYDTGYFVVRADSDINDLNDLKGKKIIFGAKADAAKFLAPYIHLKQSGIDARKDLSYEFGGMCPDNAMAVFLKEFDAGLVCGLYMAQKNKKFNFQTDLRILAITGDWAPYWIVSALSDIDEATTNKVKQALLELNKNNPKTNQVLSICGWKGFAEYSGEINKIGELVKRYAVPN
- a CDS encoding dehydrogenase, producing the protein MELILSDLQIPIEKDGMDEYVKAAAQQLEIGAGDIFIAKILSKSLDARSKEQFYYKISLVVRAPDGFENKQNFPVYIEPIKANRKTTSIKDRPVIVGFGPAGMFAALELIDYGLKPLIFERGKNIEERSVDVQRFIKKRELDPESNIQFGEGGAGSYSDGKLFSRRNNNSSYVNRVLQTFIKFGAPEEIGYISKPHLGTDVLCAIVRNIRIYILERGGEIYYGSKMTDILISEGKASGIIINGEKEYLSSSIYIALGHSARDTFEMMHEKGVAIEQRLISVGVRIEHPVETVNLMRYGDKYKDFPGLGAAAYSLNYTDRKIQRGVYTFCMCPGGEVINASSDQGMLVLNGMSYSRRSSPFSNAALVVSCHADDYKSNSPLAGLEFQRDIERKAFNAGGGRWEVPAQNLMDFLGESSSACLNKNSYKMGAVSADMKDIFPGFVVEELSAAFNKWKEEVPLFVSNNAILLGAETRTSSPVRIKRNEKFESVNIKNLYPIGEGSGYTGGITSSAADAVKAVEINVLQG